Within the Zea mays cultivar B73 chromosome 10, Zm-B73-REFERENCE-NAM-5.0, whole genome shotgun sequence genome, the region CTTCAGGTAGCTTGACTCGTCTTTAGCTTCTCGATTAAAGAAAGaagaatcttgtctttctcaagggCCTCGTTTCAAAGAGTTATAACTTCTGAGCGCAGATTTTTGAAGGCTATTTGAGTGCTTTCATCTTCGCGTTCCTTCTGcgctttcaaagctttgctcaaaatAAGTCCCAAATGGAGACAAAAAGAAAACAAGTAAATGCTTTATCTAAAATAATTATCAAAGGCCAGAAGAGAAAAGTAAACACAaaactttaagctattgtatgccaagcAATCTGCTAGATGGCCTTTTGGCATTAAGGATAGCCAAAGCTCAAGCTTCAGGTAACCCATGTTGTCCATCATTTCTCGGCACACATCAATCTCTTTGTTATCAggaaggcagtataggaaatcatcttcgttgtTGCCTCCATAAACTAAGGACCCTCGAGGATACCTCAGATCTCTGGCATAATGTTGAACTTCGACAATTTGTTCCTTCGTTAGttgctttcccgaagcatggcggataATGAAGTCAAGATTTCCAAGGAATGGCATTGAAGAATGGCATTGTCACTTTCTCTAGGAGGCTCTTGGATTTTCCTTTGATTGAGTGGGCTCTGAAGGTCCAGCCTTGTCTAAATCAGGAGAAGTATCTACAATACTGGCCATCGGTTCATCGGCCTTGTCCTTGGAAACCTTCGGCGGTGCAGGTGTCGCCATCTTCGAAGGCCTCAAAACAGATTCAAGCACATTGGCCATTCTCTTTCCTTTCCTAGGAGTTCTTGCTGGAGCGATTGCTATCTGTGATAGCGCTTGCGCCTTCAATAGTTCTTGAACCTTCGATTGTTCTTGTCCATGGCTCTTTTCTGAAGCTAATCCCAAATGAATGAGGGATGGGGCACTCAGTGCAGTTGCCTCGATTCCTTTCATCTCCTGCTTAAAAATTCCAAAAGTAATATTACACCAGAAGTATTTTGAggcaaatcaaagaaaaagaaaaagtatTACCTCCGAAGCCAGGAGGGCCCCTTCAACTGCTTCGACAACTTCTGTCTTTGAAGTCCCTACAATAGGCAATTTTGCCGCCTTCCTTTGTAACCCCCTCTTTCGAGCAGGGAGGAGTAATCAAGGTAAatgaatccaatagcatcaaaaaacaTGTTCAATCTTCGTCTTCCTCAGGCACCGAAGGCAACATTCATGGCTTCGTCCCCAGCCTTCGTATAGGTCCCTAACAGTTCATCACTTGTTGCTTCGATGGCGTCAAGCCACTCATCGTTTGGCTCACCAAATTGATTCCTGTATCGATAAGTATACTTCAGATGAACCAGACTGTTTTTTTCCGGCATTTGCATCAGCTTCAgcatccttcggcatttcccattcggcAGCCAGGGGCCATAccttgaaggctatgtgctcctgcaccaagtccctagtgcTGATGTAGTTGCACACAACATTAAACGCTGCCAGACAGCCTTGAGATATTTCTGTATTCCTGATAGCAGGCCTCCTCAATCCGAAGCAGGATCGGATATGCCACTGGATTACATCCTTAATATCGCTTCTTTGACTCAggacattcttcacataaaaccactgctTCATCCATGAACCCGACCACTTTTCCAAAAGGTTGGCACGTGATGCCCAACATCTGACTGGTACATGAAGGTATGACATCCAAAGTTATTATGATATTGTTTTTTTccagtggccttcgtctggtaggacaactcatgaatattgcaaaagcAATCAGCATCTGGTTCCATTCCTTGGCTCCTTATTTCCCAAATGAAGATCCCAACCTTAATCAATGTGTTaggagtaagctgatgaagaaagatttcaAACTTTTTTAAGACTTCAACCAACATCATGTGTAATGGGAACCGTAGCCCAATTTTTCATGAAGCTTCGAAAAACCACTACCTCATCTTTCCCAGGAAGAGGAACAATATTCTCACCACTGATTCTCACTATAGATACATCATGAAAATATCTACCCTTCATAGCCTCAACATGCCCTTTCTTCATGGTTGATTTTCTGAAGACCACGTGACTCggcctccatggccgatctttggcatcatcattaccactatcaatatcaaaatcctcgtTGTCTCCAAAATCTTCAGACAGCCCAACTAAAATCTCATCGATTATTTTTTCAACAGTAGTCCTCTCCATAGCTTTGTAAAACCCAACCAGTGCGGGGTCCTCACTCCTCTTGTCTTCAGGCATCTCAGCTTTGGTTAAAGCAAAAGCCCGAAGCTCAAAAATAGTCGCGGTTATAGTAGCAGCTAGCTAAACAACAAAGCCAACAGAAACTTAATAACACGAAAATTTATTTTATCACAACCCTCATATGTGCAAAACACTACTGCATAGTGGTCCCCACAATTCAGAAGattttgctattctagcaaagggaaggtgtttttttgaccttcggctaaaggccttcgttcgttTTGCAGTCTgagtttgttacaaagaaacaaactaatactgcgaggggctactgttgggggcctttgtcttccgaaggtcctcaaaaacacgactaaccattTATTTGTTATCAGCATATTACTAAGCGTTGCAGGAGCTTCGGAATCATAATAGCTTCAACACAAAACAATGGAAGTGCAACGAAGTCAGCTTCGTCACAATAACAGAGGAAAACAATACAAGGAGAAGGTGTTATCCAAGTTGGTAGGGCAAAAGACAAAGTTATCCCTGTGATATTTGTAAGCTTTGTGTGTAATCTATGAGGTCATGAATGTAATATCGTACGAAGCTGTACGACTCCctgtaaatagatgaacaatgcccTGCATAAGGTACCTTTTTGGTGGATTGGGTAATTGTTGTGTAATTCTCTCTCTACAACGCCTTCATTGTTATTCCCTCTACAGTGCCAAAGGTACAATTGTAAagttgatctatggaaagaagagTATATTGAGGAGATATCTTTACTGGAATATTATATTCAAAACTCTTTTATGTTCGTTACATGTTCAACTATGTATATGACGTTTGACCTTCGTCTTCGAAGGAGTTATGTTGAAGGATAACTTCTTCAAGACGAAGGTTATTTACTCTTTTAACACTGTGTTGACTTGTTTTTTGATTGTGTATAGTGatcgaaaacaagtgaccaacaccggCCGGTACCCCGAACACACATTTGTCCGGATTAAGCTTCCAACGGTAGCGTCTCAGGCTATTGAAGACTTGCTGGAGGTCGTCAATGAAGTTTTCTAGGTTTGTggtcttgatcaccacatcatcgacgtaggcctccacctgcttgccccagtggtcggctaaacATGTTTGGATGGCCCGCTGGTAGGTTGCTCTAGCGTTTTTTGAGGCCGAATGGAATAGAGATATAGCAGAAGGCCCTAAAGGGCGTAATGAACACTGTTTTCTCCTAGTCCTCCTCCGCTAGATTGATCTGGTGATATCCCGAGTAACAATCTAGAAAGGAGAACACGGAGCAACCCGCGGTGGAGTCGACTacttgatctatcctagggagcccaaAGGGGTCCTTaggagtgtttgttgagatcgataTAGTCGACACACATACGCCAATCaaatttattctttttgagtataaGAACGGGGTTCACAAGCCACTTGGGATGCGTTACTTCTCTAATAAAACCTGCTGCTAATAGACGAGATAACTCGGCCCGtatggcctctcttttgtcgggcaTAAAATGatgtagtttttgccggatcggtgATCATCGCACTCAAATCACCATCGATCACCAAGCATAACAAGcactagactttcacttgaccaagacaaGCCTAATGTGGGTGGTGGATGCACACAAGTTTCTCTCTATGCACTAATGAGGTTGTCAATCACAAGACCGATCATGTCTCTAATCTCCTGACAATGCAAAGGGTCTTTGATTCTTTCAAGATGTTGTTTCAGCTATTAGAAGGGGCAAGACACCTCGAAAACCTAGTATGTGGAGGCAGGCTATAAATAGACACAAGGGATCAAACTAGCCATTGACCTCACACCTCACTCAGTAatttctggtgcaccggacttgtTGGTGCCATATTTCCCACTGCACCGGACACACCAGTGTTTTCTTATGACCAATTCTAAAACTAAGTCATTACTGTGCCAGGTATCTAGTGCCAACACTAGTGTAACGTCGAACATGTTCAACGAGCACAACCGAGTTTTAGATAACAAACATGCTCATTGAGTATCCTGTCCGATACcacatccggtggcacaccgaacaatgtccctgtttgtttcggcttttcgcagcttctggccaccaaaagctgttgcggactgccaaacactcagcttttcagccagcttctataaaattcgtttgggtaaaaaccattcaaaatcaacataaacatataatcgattgagtcgtcgcaatagtagtaatccgtcactttatagatccGGAGCTccatggacaactttatcttcctccgcacgtaatcctaatgatacttagattctctacacagccagattttcCCCACAGATAGATTCTcgaaaaagctggtcagaaaaaagctgaaccaaacaggcctatAGGAGGTGAGTACTGTGAGCAAATACACAATTTCCATGCTTTTTAGGTGTCCTGTTAGGTGCCATGTTCGGTTGAGCACTGGACATGCTACTGGGTGTATACAAACTTGGTAGTACAAAGTTtgaagttttttttttttttttggaaaatGGAAGTTTGAAGTGTTCCTTTCCAAACGATGGAAAACAGCCGATTACCACGACGACAATTCACACCAGTAGAAACTCAAACAGAGGAGCAGTCCCAACAGGGGTCTCACCGGCCACCGGCAGCCATGCCCACGGTAGCCGCCAAGAGGCGAAAGAGACGCACAGCTCTTTGCGTTTTTGACCCAAGCAGCGGCCAACGAAGCGGCACAAGGCATCCTCGTCGTATTTTTATTTCGCCCAGCGCCGCAGCCCGTCTCTCATCGCGGCTGCCCCTCGGCGATCTCAAGAGCCTCGGTCGCCTCTCTTCCTCAGCCCGCTCGCCCCCTCTTCGATACCCCCGATAAAACCCCCGACCCGCCCCGTCTCCAGCTGGCCACCCCATCCTCGTCTTCTCCAATTCCAAAGTAAGAAAGCCACACGCGAGGCCGACCGAGGAAGTCCAATCTCATGGCGCTCTCCTGCATGAGGTGCCCCGCGGGCGCCGGCGCCGCCTCCGCCCGACGCGCCGCAGCGCAGCCGTTGGCCGCGGAGGCTGCGGTCTCCTTCGCCAGATGCCGCGGCTTCGGGAGGTCCGCCACCGCTGCGACTGCCGCCTGGTTTTGGCGCAACCATGCCGTTGCCTCACAGGGAGGTGGGTCTCCTCTTAGTTCGTTCTGCCCCTCTAATTTTGTTGTGTCAGGAATGGATGTTATAGCTCAGGCCACATAAGTTATGTACGAACTGCTTGCATGAACGAGTAACCAGGTGATGAAGCCAATCGACACGGATGATATGCCAATCTTCTGTTTTCGTGTGTGGAACTTGTCTGCATTTTGTGTATTCAAATTTCATATTCGCAAGTGATTAATACGGTAATGTCCTTTTATGACTGAATTGGGGCTAATTCCTTTTGAATCTATGCACAGTCGAGCTCCACTGCATCACTCTGATAGCATGCATCATTTCTCTTGTTACAGTTGGCACAACCCAGAGTAGGAATTTAGTTTATTTTAACAGCAGCGACCAGGCCTTATTTGGGTTAGGCTACATATCAAACCCGACAAGAGCCACAAACAAAGACAATCAAAATGTATCAAGGTTATAATAATAATGAAAAAGTACGCTATTTCATGGTTCTAACTTTGGTTGCTAAAGGCATATATGTTTTTAAACTGCCTAAAATGTTCAGTGCATAGTGAATGTTTCATATCATCATGGATTATGATACAACTTTTTTCATCTGACTCTTATCTTTAATCATTAGTGAAAGCTCCCATGGATGCTGATGTCAAGAATGCTGTCATACCTCCTACCTCACCAAAGGTGGAAAGTGGCTCTCCTTCAGAAATCACTCTGGATGAATTTGAAGACTTGAGCGCTCTATGCAAGAATGATGATTCTACTGTTAGCATCACAGTAGTTGGAGCATCTGGTGACCTTGCCAAGAAGAAGATATTTCCTGCCCTTTTTGCTCTCTACTATGAAGATTGCCTTCCCAAGGCATGTGTATATATATCACCATTTGATTATGACGTTTGCATCTATTTTCCTTAAATCTAAATTACAGTGTTTTGTCCTCTAGCATTTCACCATCTTTGGCTATGCACGGAGCAAGATGACAGATGCTGAACTGAGGAACATGGTTAGCAAAACACTGACTTGCAGAATAGATAAAAGGTACTGGAGAAGATTTGCAACCTTATGACTATTCTTTAGAAAATAAGGTTTTCACTAGACGTGAATGCACATTGTTCAGTGGTCCTCATAATCTGTTGTCTTTTTCCAGGGAAAATTGTAGCGAGAAAATGGAAGAGTTCCTCAAAAGATGCTTCTATCATTCAGGCCAATATGATTCAGAAGAGCATTTCATAGATCTAGACAAGAAGCTAAAGCAACATGAGGTTTGTGCATTTTTCTCTTCAAGTCAAATTGCGAAGCCACCGTTGGTTTTATTTGTTAAGCTTAGTGTTGTTCTGCTTCTAATCGTTTGCATGATTTTTTCATTGAATTACATATCCTTTAATACTTATTTGTTGACCATCCTTGTTCATTTTACATTTCGTTTTCTGATGGAGTCTCATTCTCTCTAAATGATATTGCCAAAAAAATGTGGTTTCTTGTTTGTTTCCATCTTACTTAATTTGTAGCCTCTTTAATGTGGATGTACATTCTTTGAGGGAATGTATGTACCAGTAAACTTATGACACATTGAATTTACAGAGTGATAGAAAAGTCATTTCTGTTAAAGAAGCTAATATGATATACAAACTTTTGTTTCAAATCCATCCTTATCCACAAAAAAAGTGTACATTCCTTGAGGGAATGCCTGTACCAGATAACTTATGGCACATAGAATTTACAGAGCATAATTGAAAAACTCTCTTAAAAAAATAACTGCAAAAAGATTCTTTATTTGGAAAAATGTTTGGATTGTATTAATTGTCAGGAAGCTTACATCCTACAAATAGAACAAGGCCCCTAATAGTGACAAAAATTACATTGAATAATACACTAGGACCTCCATTACAACTTCACCTTCTCTGGAAAATTGAGCCACTTGATAGACAGGCTTAATGATGCTCGTCAGAGAAGATTACCAAAGCCAGAAATGAAATCTCCTGCCCAATACAGCAAAGAAGCTTCAATATTTGGGTGACCACAAGAGCCAATTCCATGAACTGCCCCAGAAGTGCAtatttttttagataatggaaacaAAATGTTCCAGCCTTTTATAGTGTCCTGCATACGGCCTTACAgattggaaaaaagaaaaaaacatccAACATAAAACAGGGGAAGCATCCTTAGAAAGAACATGCCAATGAATCATGCGCACTCCAATCTAGCATTGGTCCTCCATCCATTTCTTGCAAAAATCTCCGTGACCACCACTTTTACAGATCGACATACGGCAAGGACCTCTTGGTGATCTTCTCAGAAGTGCATATAGACCTTTGAAGGATCTGTCACCAATTTTTGCTGGAGTAGGAGCAGATCTGATGCCTCCAATTATGGATTCACTACAGCAAGAGGCTCAGAAGATGGATCCACATGTACCCACATAAGGGGATGATAAACATCCATCCCCACGGCAATAGGGTTAGATAAGCTGAAGCATACGTCTGCTGAAGAAGGCGCTGTCACTGGAGTAAACCAAGAGCAACAATGCCTGCATGGAACCATCACTGTAGTCATGATTCCAGCAGAAACCATAGGACCTAGTTGGCTACGGGGCCCTATTCTGGTGACTTATCTATCTACAAAGCTGGCCATCGGGATGCCAACTCTCCTCCCCCTCCTGAAACTGCAGTCACCTGAGAGCCACCCCTGTAGCCCTGTGTTGTGGAAGAGATGGTTTCTATTTTTACTTTATTCTGCGCATAATTTTTTATGTTTCAAAATCCATTCCCATTGAAAAGAATATACAATTGTGATATGACGTTCTAAGTAAAGCCTTGTTCTGTTGCTGCAGGGTTCCAGAGTTTCTAACCGCCTTTTCTACTTGTCAATACCTCCTAATATATTCTTGGATGTTGTAAAATGTGCAAGCAAATCAGCATCTTCGGTGAATGGTTGGACACGAGTAATTGTTGAGAAGCCCTTCGGCCGAGACTCAGAATCCTCTGCTGCATTAACAAGCGGTCTGAAGCAGTACCTTGTAGAGGACCAAATTTTCAGGTGAAGCATATGAAGGATTTGTAACATATTTTTGGTATAGACTTGGCATTTTGTTACCATCCCAATTCTCTGCAAATATCAAAGCAACATGCcaaaggaaaagaaaacagggaattTGAAGACTGTTAATTACTTGTGAAAAGCTGATAGATTTTATGTTCTTTATTCAGGATTGACCATTATTTGGGAAAAGAACTGGTGGAGAATTTGTCTGTCCTGCGCTTCTCAAATCTCGTTTTTGAGCCTCTCTGGTCAAGACAATATATAAGAAATGTGCAACTTATATTCTCAGAAGACTTTGGTACTGAAGGACGTGGAGGGTATGGTTTTTATGGTTACTTAATTTTACTGTGATAGTTACATATGATTGTATCTTATTTTATTGTTTCAATTTGCAGATACTTTGATGGCTACGGTATTATTCGAGACATAATGCAGAATCATCTCATTCAGATACTAGCTTTATTTGCTATGGAAACTCCTATTAGTTTGGAAGCAGAGGATATAAGAAATGAGAAGGTTTGTGCCATGCTCCCACAATAATCGTTGGCATGGAACATCAATAGTTATTGCACTTAAGAAATATAGTTCTGAACTTAAAATATAGCTGTTATGGACATGCAAATAGAGAGATCTAGCTAGGCAGGCATGGACTCTTTTTTCTTCCATTCAAAATGACTTTTGACTATAATTCAAGCAGAATATACTGATATTATTGTCTATGTTATTCATTCACATGTgttaaccatgcatttatgtgatCATTCAATCAAGGGTCATGTTACATTAGTTCTTATTTTCTGCCAGGTTAAAGTTCTTCGTTCCATGAAGCCGTTGCAGCTGGAAGATGTGGTCGTAGGACAGTATAAAAGTCACACAAAAGGTGGTACCACATACCCTGGCTATACCGATGATAAGACAGTGCCCAAGGATAGTGTGACTCCAACGTTTGCTGCTGCGGCGCTTTTCATAAATAATGCCAGATGGGATGGAGTTCCCTTTCTTATGAAAGCTGGGAAAGCTTTGCACACAAAACGGTATGTTTCATGTATTTACCTTAACATATGATGCCAGAATATTGTATTTACATGGTAAAGCAGGTTCTGTGTATACATATAACACGTACGACTTAATTCTGAGATGAAAACATTAGACAAGATTGTTCATAT harbors:
- the LOC100279290 gene encoding Glucose-6-phosphate 1-dehydrogenase 2, chloroplastic, yielding MALSCMRCPAGAGAASARRAAAQPLAAEAAVSFARCRGFGRSATAATAAWFWRNHAVASQGVKAPMDADVKNAVIPPTSPKVESGSPSEITLDEFEDLSALCKNDDSTVSITVVGASGDLAKKKIFPALFALYYEDCLPKHFTIFGYARSKMTDAELRNMVSKTLTCRIDKRENCSEKMEEFLKRCFYHSGQYDSEEHFIDLDKKLKQHEGSRVSNRLFYLSIPPNIFLDVVKCASKSASSVNGWTRVIVEKPFGRDSESSAALTSGLKQYLVEDQIFRIDHYLGKELVENLSVLRFSNLVFEPLWSRQYIRNVQLIFSEDFGTEGRGGYFDGYGIIRDIMQNHLIQILALFAMETPISLEAEDIRNEKVKVLRSMKPLQLEDVVVGQYKSHTKGGTTYPGYTDDKTVPKDSVTPTFAAAALFINNARWDGVPFLMKAGKALHTKRAEIRVQFRHVPGNLYKGSFGTDLDRATNELVIRVQPDEAIYLKINNKIPGLGMRLDRSNLNLHYAARYSKEIPDAYERLLLDAIEGERRLFIRSDELDAAWSLFTPLLKELEEKRIAPELYPYGSRGPVGAHYLAAKYNVRWGDLSAEHYKA